From Acidovorax sp. FHTAMBA, one genomic window encodes:
- a CDS encoding DNA methyltransferase, whose protein sequence is MTPQDFIAKWGAPGGVPGPAYALNEEQGAQSHFLDLCELLGVPKPGSAEGYRFEEKSAVIGGKTGYCDVFMRGVFAWENKAPGKNLDTALKQLLTYSLALSNPPILVVSDRLSIRIHTQFTGHPSATHTVAIDEMDQPDKLALLRRIWQAPESFKPRQTNRDITEAAAQSFAALAEGLRQRGATADEPAASQQQRANLVAHFLTQCLFCFFAEDVGLLPGRMFERLLNNKQATPERLGHGLTQLFSAMKDGGLYGVDDIPWFNGGLFQTIAVPALSAPDLAELRRAADLDWSAIDVSIFGTLFERGLDPAKRSQLGAHYTDPATIERLINPVIRRPLLQKWELVAQQIQGLAAKITKKGDKHYRAAHALFVTWLDELKHFRALDPACGSGNFLYLALKCLKDVEHHSHLQATELGLDREADLVTGPHNVLGIELNEYAAELARVTVWIGELQWRLAHGYEFKTNPVLDTLEHIECRDALLAEGGAEAAWPAADVVVGNPPFLGDKKMRAELGDATTTLLRKTYEGRVPGGADLVCYWFDKARAQMAAGQLLRAGLVTTNSIRGGANRKVLDAICTQTRIFEAWSDEPWVNNGAAVRVSLVAFGTAEQPALLDGSPVSAIYSDLHAAGEHTTDLSTAQRLRTNAGVSFQGPVLVGDFEVGADIAIAWLASPNPHGHSNAEVLRPLTNGKDITSRSRGLWVVDFSSRPIAEASLYTEPFTHVEKAVKPMRMASNDASRKARWWLHGRSGTDYRAATAQIPRYLATSQVSKHRVFVWQPSIVWPHQTVIAIARADDTTFGILHSRFHELWALRMGTSLEDRPRYTPTTCFETFPFPAGLTPADTAHQRTEAVEGGALIPADLPDTLSDALPTEDFKPNQPLAPAHQAPAAIKTIPPRQAATAIAQAAQRLNTLRQAWLNPPEWTDTVPEVVPLGLQHSPYPDRTVPKPGFEKDLAKRTLTNLYNQRPAWLAAAHAQLDAAVAAAYGWADYTADMPDDEILRRLLALNLQRCTSEGA, encoded by the coding sequence ATGACCCCCCAAGACTTCATCGCCAAATGGGGCGCGCCCGGTGGCGTGCCCGGCCCGGCCTACGCCCTGAACGAAGAACAAGGCGCGCAAAGCCACTTTCTGGACCTGTGCGAACTGCTCGGCGTGCCCAAGCCCGGCAGTGCCGAGGGCTACCGGTTTGAAGAAAAAAGTGCGGTCATTGGCGGCAAGACGGGCTATTGCGACGTTTTCATGCGCGGCGTGTTTGCGTGGGAGAACAAAGCGCCCGGCAAAAACCTCGACACCGCGCTCAAGCAACTGCTCACCTACAGCCTGGCGCTGTCCAACCCGCCCATCCTGGTCGTGTCCGATCGGCTCAGCATCCGCATCCACACCCAGTTCACGGGCCACCCCAGCGCCACGCACACCGTCGCCATCGACGAGATGGACCAGCCGGACAAGCTGGCCCTGCTGCGCCGCATCTGGCAGGCCCCAGAAAGTTTCAAGCCGCGCCAGACCAACCGCGACATCACCGAGGCCGCCGCCCAGAGCTTTGCCGCCCTGGCCGAAGGCCTGCGCCAGCGCGGCGCCACGGCCGATGAGCCCGCCGCCAGCCAGCAGCAGCGCGCCAACCTGGTGGCGCACTTCCTCACGCAGTGCCTGTTCTGCTTTTTTGCCGAAGACGTGGGCCTGCTGCCGGGGCGCATGTTCGAGCGCCTGCTGAACAACAAGCAAGCCACGCCCGAACGCCTCGGCCACGGCCTCACGCAGTTGTTCAGCGCCATGAAAGACGGCGGCCTCTACGGCGTGGACGACATTCCGTGGTTCAACGGCGGGCTGTTCCAGACCATTGCCGTGCCCGCCCTTTCCGCGCCAGACCTCGCAGAGCTGCGCCGCGCCGCCGACCTGGACTGGAGCGCCATCGACGTCTCCATCTTCGGCACCCTGTTCGAACGCGGCCTGGACCCTGCCAAACGCAGCCAGCTTGGCGCGCACTACACCGACCCGGCCACCATCGAGCGCCTCATCAACCCCGTCATCCGCCGCCCATTGCTACAAAAATGGGAGCTGGTAGCGCAACAGATACAAGGGCTGGCGGCCAAAATCACCAAAAAAGGCGACAAACACTACCGCGCAGCGCACGCCCTGTTCGTCACCTGGCTCGACGAACTCAAGCACTTCCGCGCCCTCGACCCGGCCTGCGGCAGCGGCAACTTTCTGTACCTCGCCCTCAAGTGCCTGAAAGACGTGGAGCACCACAGCCACCTGCAGGCCACCGAACTGGGCCTGGACCGCGAGGCCGACCTGGTGACCGGCCCGCACAACGTGCTGGGCATCGAGCTGAACGAATACGCCGCCGAACTGGCCCGCGTCACCGTGTGGATTGGCGAACTGCAATGGCGCCTGGCGCACGGCTACGAGTTCAAGACCAACCCCGTGCTCGACACGCTGGAACACATCGAATGCCGCGATGCGCTGCTGGCCGAGGGCGGCGCCGAAGCCGCGTGGCCTGCGGCGGATGTGGTGGTGGGGAACCCGCCGTTTTTGGGCGACAAGAAAATGCGCGCCGAACTGGGCGACGCCACCACCACCCTGCTGCGCAAAACCTACGAAGGCCGCGTGCCCGGCGGCGCCGACCTGGTGTGCTACTGGTTCGACAAGGCCCGCGCGCAGATGGCGGCAGGCCAGTTGCTGCGCGCCGGGCTGGTCACCACCAACTCGATTCGCGGCGGCGCCAACCGCAAGGTGCTGGATGCGATCTGCACACAGACGCGCATCTTTGAGGCCTGGAGCGATGAGCCGTGGGTGAACAACGGTGCAGCGGTGCGGGTTTCGCTGGTGGCGTTTGGCACTGCTGAGCAGCCTGCATTGCTCGACGGCTCTCCCGTCTCGGCAATCTACAGCGACTTGCACGCTGCGGGCGAGCACACCACCGACCTCTCCACCGCGCAACGCTTGCGCACCAATGCAGGAGTTAGCTTTCAAGGCCCCGTGCTGGTGGGCGATTTCGAGGTGGGGGCTGACATAGCAATCGCGTGGCTGGCAAGTCCCAACCCACATGGACATTCCAACGCAGAGGTGTTACGCCCACTCACGAACGGCAAGGACATTACAAGTCGAAGCCGGGGCTTATGGGTGGTTGACTTCAGTAGTCGGCCCATTGCGGAAGCATCGCTCTACACGGAGCCATTCACGCATGTTGAGAAAGCCGTGAAGCCGATGCGAATGGCCAGCAACGACGCGAGTCGAAAAGCCCGCTGGTGGCTCCACGGACGCTCAGGTACCGACTACCGAGCGGCGACAGCCCAGATTCCGCGTTATCTAGCGACTTCGCAAGTATCAAAACACCGCGTTTTCGTGTGGCAGCCGAGCATTGTTTGGCCGCATCAGACCGTCATCGCCATCGCCCGCGCCGACGACACCACCTTCGGCATCCTGCACAGCCGCTTCCACGAACTCTGGGCGCTGCGCATGGGCACCTCGCTGGAAGACCGGCCGCGCTACACCCCCACCACCTGCTTCGAAACCTTCCCCTTTCCCGCAGGCCTCACCCCGGCAGACACCGCGCACCAGCGCACCGAGGCGGTGGAAGGCGGCGCGCTGATTCCGGCCGACCTTCCAGATACTTTGTCAGACGCCTTGCCCACAGAGGATTTCAAGCCAAATCAGCCGCTAGCGCCCGCCCATCAAGCGCCAGCAGCTATCAAAACCATACCACCCCGCCAGGCGGCCACCGCGATTGCACAGGCCGCCCAGCGCCTCAACACCCTGCGCCAGGCCTGGCTGAACCCGCCGGAATGGACGGACACCGTGCCCGAGGTGGTGCCGTTGGGGCTGCAGCACTCGCCCTACCCCGACCGCACGGTGCCCAAGCCCGGTTTCGAAAAAGACCTGGCCAAGCGCACGCTCACCAACCTCTACAACCAGCGCCCCGCCTGGCTGGCCGCCGCCCATGCGCAGCTGGATGCAGCGGTGGCAGCAGCCTATGGCTGGGCCGACTACACGGCAGACATGCCCGATGATGAAATCCTGCGCCGCCTGCTGGCGCTGAACCTGCAACGCTGCACATCTGAAGGAGCCTGA
- a CDS encoding lipase family protein, giving the protein MFTLPMTLSASRRALALALIATLAACGGGGNDDPADGGTPPPPPPPPVRAGQLESAARLGSIAAADIAAALAAKESLAEGVVPRYSVTAYRLEYLTTDADGNEVRASGLVSVPQKPAGAQSPVLSYQHGTLFRDAEAPSNNAVASEVAVVLASLGYIVLAPDYVGFGASRGTPHPYLLAAPSAAATVDFLTAARTWRGQAGVADNGQLFLTGYSEGGYVTLAAHRALQASASPHLQHLRMVVPGAGPYNVQTTMEGLVDLVRQEQPVIGALLNPGLLRYLGGSVQREVRRLLLRALIPGDADVAYDTRFIDHFLADDVQALARASNVYDWKPGVPVRLYHGRDDRTVPYASSVSTVRAMQQRGAGDLVSLTECRAQPVAGHLQCVPPFITFMLGQFATVAQDL; this is encoded by the coding sequence ATGTTCACCCTCCCGATGACGCTGTCCGCAAGTCGCCGCGCGTTGGCGCTGGCCCTCATCGCCACGCTGGCCGCCTGTGGCGGCGGGGGCAACGATGACCCCGCCGATGGCGGCACCCCGCCACCGCCGCCCCCGCCGCCGGTGCGCGCCGGCCAGCTCGAATCTGCCGCCCGCCTTGGCAGCATTGCCGCCGCCGACATTGCTGCCGCCTTGGCCGCCAAGGAGTCGCTGGCCGAGGGCGTCGTGCCGCGCTACAGCGTTACCGCCTACCGGCTCGAATACCTCACCACCGACGCCGACGGCAACGAGGTGCGGGCCTCGGGCCTGGTCAGCGTGCCGCAAAAGCCCGCCGGCGCCCAAAGCCCGGTGCTCAGCTACCAGCACGGCACCCTGTTCCGCGATGCCGAGGCGCCCAGCAACAACGCCGTGGCGTCGGAGGTGGCGGTGGTGCTGGCGTCGCTGGGCTACATCGTGCTGGCGCCCGACTACGTGGGCTTTGGCGCCTCCAGGGGCACGCCCCACCCCTACCTGCTGGCGGCGCCGTCCGCGGCCGCCACGGTGGATTTTCTGACCGCAGCCCGCACCTGGCGCGGCCAGGCCGGCGTGGCCGACAACGGCCAGCTCTTTCTGACCGGCTACTCCGAAGGCGGCTACGTCACCCTGGCCGCCCACCGCGCGCTGCAAGCCAGCGCATCACCCCATCTGCAGCACCTGCGCATGGTGGTGCCGGGCGCCGGGCCCTACAACGTGCAGACCACCATGGAAGGCCTGGTGGACCTGGTGCGGCAGGAGCAGCCGGTGATCGGCGCGCTCCTTAACCCGGGGCTGCTGCGCTACCTGGGCGGCAGCGTACAGCGCGAGGTGCGCCGCCTGCTGCTGCGCGCGCTGATCCCGGGCGATGCCGACGTGGCCTACGACACGCGCTTCATCGACCACTTTCTGGCCGACGATGTGCAGGCCCTGGCCCGCGCCAGCAACGTGTACGACTGGAAACCCGGCGTGCCCGTGCGCCTGTACCACGGCCGCGATGACCGCACCGTGCCCTACGCCAGCTCGGTCAGCACCGTGCGCGCCATGCAGCAGCGGGGCGCGGGCGACCTGGTGAGCCTGACCGAATGCCGCGCGCAGCCCGTGGCCGGGCACCTGCAATGCGTGCCGCCGTTCATCACCTTCATGCTGGGGCAGTTCGCAACGGTGGCGCAGGATTTGTGA
- a CDS encoding proteasome-type protease: protein MTYCVAIKLNAGLVFLSDSRTNAGLDQISSFRKMMVYEKAGDRFMVLLSAGNLSISQSVREILQTEQLKDGDSGETISIWNAKSMFDAARVLGAAVRHVHERDGTALKRSGVDFNVSMVFGGQIKGEGMRLFQVYSAGNFIEATSETPYFQVGESKYGKPVLDRVLTPETPLDEAAKCALVSMDSTLKSNLSVGLPLDLVVYEVDRFCTEKVVCIDENNPYFRMLHDSWGEKLRQVFDSIEDPAWGGGATSVPILVNPSRSKPLKKITNHLDKLV, encoded by the coding sequence ATGACGTATTGCGTCGCCATCAAACTCAACGCCGGGCTGGTTTTCCTGTCCGATTCGCGCACCAATGCGGGCCTGGACCAGATCAGCTCTTTTCGCAAGATGATGGTGTACGAGAAGGCGGGCGACCGTTTCATGGTGCTGCTGTCGGCAGGCAACCTGTCCATCTCCCAGTCGGTGCGCGAGATCCTGCAGACGGAGCAGCTCAAGGACGGAGATTCGGGCGAGACGATCTCGATCTGGAACGCCAAGAGCATGTTCGACGCCGCCCGCGTGCTGGGCGCCGCCGTGCGCCATGTGCATGAGCGCGACGGCACGGCGCTCAAGCGCTCGGGCGTGGACTTCAATGTGTCCATGGTGTTTGGTGGCCAGATCAAGGGCGAGGGCATGCGCCTGTTTCAGGTGTATTCGGCCGGCAATTTCATCGAGGCCACATCCGAGACGCCCTACTTCCAGGTGGGAGAGTCGAAATACGGCAAGCCCGTGCTCGACCGCGTTCTCACCCCCGAAACGCCGCTGGATGAAGCCGCCAAATGCGCGCTGGTGTCGATGGACAGCACGCTCAAGTCGAACCTGTCCGTGGGCCTGCCGCTGGACCTGGTGGTGTACGAGGTGGACCGCTTTTGCACCGAGAAGGTGGTCTGCATCGATGAGAACAACCCGTATTTCCGGATGCTGCACGACAGCTGGGGCGAAAAGCTGCGCCAGGTGTTCGACAGCATCGAAGACCCCGCCTGGGGCGGTGGCGCCACGAGCGTGCCTATCCTTGTGAACCCTTCGCGCAGCAAGCCGCTCAAGAAGATCACGAACCATCTGGACAAACTCGTCTGA
- a CDS encoding alpha/beta hydrolase produces MLPIVFSHANSFPASTYRVLFRHLKARGFDVSAVDSFGHDPQFPVTNNWPHLVQQLADFASAQVQRLGEPVFLVGHSLGGFLSVMAAARHPELARGVLLIDSPLLGGWKANALGVAKRTQVVGSISPGKVSRQRRFSWASNDEAMEHFRKKKAFARWNPEVLQDYITHGLRDHEGKRVLGFDRAVETAIYNTLPHNLGRLLSTHPLRCPAAFIGGRDSDEMKQVGMAMTLRITEGRTMMLDGSHLFPMEQPVATAAAIEASLLNLAAFKPQHR; encoded by the coding sequence ATGCTTCCCATCGTTTTCTCGCACGCGAACAGCTTTCCGGCCAGCACTTACCGTGTGCTTTTCAGGCACCTCAAGGCCCGGGGGTTTGACGTCAGCGCGGTCGACAGCTTTGGCCACGACCCCCAATTCCCGGTGACCAACAACTGGCCGCATCTGGTGCAGCAACTGGCGGATTTCGCGTCGGCCCAGGTGCAGCGCCTGGGCGAGCCGGTGTTTCTGGTGGGCCATTCGCTGGGCGGGTTTTTGAGCGTGATGGCCGCAGCGCGCCACCCGGAGCTGGCGCGCGGTGTGCTGCTGATCGACTCCCCGCTCCTGGGGGGCTGGAAGGCCAACGCGCTGGGCGTGGCCAAGCGCACCCAGGTGGTGGGCTCCATCTCGCCGGGCAAGGTGAGCCGGCAGCGGCGCTTCAGCTGGGCCAGCAACGATGAGGCGATGGAGCACTTTCGAAAGAAAAAAGCCTTTGCCCGCTGGAACCCCGAGGTGCTGCAGGACTACATCACCCATGGCCTGCGCGACCACGAGGGCAAACGCGTGCTGGGCTTCGACCGCGCCGTGGAGACCGCGATCTACAACACGCTGCCGCACAACCTGGGCCGCCTGCTCAGCACCCACCCGCTGCGCTGCCCGGCAGCGTTCATCGGCGGACGGGATTCGGACGAAATGAAGCAGGTGGGCATGGCCATGACGCTGCGCATCACCGAAGGCCGCACCATGATGCTGGACGGCAGCCACCTGTTCCCCATGGAGCAACCGGTGGCCACGGCGGCGGCCATTGAGGCTTCGCTCCTCAATCTCGCAGCATTCAAGCCGCAACACCGCTAA
- a CDS encoding carotenoid biosynthesis protein, with amino-acid sequence MPAQSPLARRLPALSFALLSAYLAATAARTHNDTTIAIVLASVLMFACCWASATHLLGARAALQFVAIAVGFGWFAEQMGTTHGWFFGHYTYTDVLGARLVDVPIVIPMMWFALAYSGYVISNLIVWQSPVDGAPGLGNAVMLSFLAAMIVTAFDLGADPYLVYTLKAWIMAKTDGAWFGETVQGFFGWVFVAFVIIFGFRLSVRHRALQPGGRFLPRHAMVPLAIYASGMVFQMVLGNPVEIRSIAPFAMGIPLLCALAGLQRWRAAAREVRV; translated from the coding sequence ATGCCTGCGCAATCCCCCTTGGCCAGGCGCCTGCCGGCGCTGAGCTTTGCCCTACTGTCTGCCTATCTGGCAGCCACGGCTGCGCGCACCCACAACGACACCACGATCGCGATCGTGCTCGCGTCGGTACTGATGTTCGCGTGCTGCTGGGCCAGTGCCACCCACCTGCTGGGCGCGCGGGCGGCCCTGCAGTTCGTGGCCATCGCGGTGGGCTTTGGCTGGTTTGCAGAGCAGATGGGAACCACGCACGGCTGGTTCTTTGGCCACTACACCTACACCGATGTGCTGGGCGCGCGCCTGGTGGATGTGCCCATCGTCATCCCGATGATGTGGTTCGCGCTGGCGTACTCGGGCTATGTGATCAGCAACCTCATCGTGTGGCAGTCGCCTGTAGATGGGGCGCCCGGGCTGGGCAATGCCGTCATGCTGTCATTTCTGGCGGCCATGATCGTGACCGCCTTCGACCTGGGGGCCGACCCTTATCTGGTCTACACCCTGAAGGCGTGGATCATGGCCAAGACCGATGGCGCCTGGTTCGGGGAAACCGTGCAGGGCTTTTTTGGCTGGGTGTTTGTGGCGTTTGTCATCATCTTCGGCTTTCGGCTATCGGTGCGCCACCGTGCTCTGCAACCGGGCGGCCGGTTCCTGCCACGGCATGCCATGGTGCCGCTGGCGATCTACGCCTCGGGCATGGTGTTTCAGATGGTGCTGGGCAATCCGGTCGAAATCCGCTCGATCGCACCCTTTGCCATGGGCATTCCGCTGCTATGCGCCCTGGCCGGCCTGCAGCGCTGGCGCGCCGCAGCGCGGGAGGTACGCGTATGA
- a CDS encoding oxygenase MpaB family protein: protein MNRAHGHTHSKLSDAELAAMQHHADPLADQTLERILGEWPQGDVGVDAPQWARIDTVNRLFAQWEDNASLQGWTAQGDGVDAAMSLALNHYVQTAQVLPPWADARKIERAEKLFMEHGALSCILLFCASLPECYVIPDLSSVLHTSGQLEQNAEYRIRSTAAMIFPVMMHGGLGQRGAGVAQVLKVRLIHATIRNLILRGSPQSALAQMLAGGDGTIAPQALPRQQGRQALFQTLYARGWNLQANGLPCNQEELAYTLLTFGYVFLRSLRRLGIGLPQADEEAYLHAWNVVGHILGIERALMVETMGQGQALMAQMQARGRAAPVAPDPRPALGQALMHTMENSLPWRIVKPFPQLMTRYLCGRATASDLGLTQPVPWRSAVLFWGVLLVARIIDTVVRWVRPRFSIVRALTRVLGYHFMSRVLMSQTRPLQLPTELLNQVDDVVHSWSDDRHAPGWLNRLEDRLTTRGSWGMGLAGKAQVTSPAPARPSP, encoded by the coding sequence ATGAACCGGGCCCATGGCCACACGCACAGCAAGCTGTCAGACGCCGAACTGGCGGCGATGCAGCACCATGCAGACCCGTTGGCAGACCAGACCCTTGAACGCATTCTGGGCGAATGGCCACAGGGCGATGTGGGCGTGGACGCACCGCAATGGGCACGCATCGACACCGTGAACCGCCTTTTTGCGCAGTGGGAGGACAACGCCAGCCTGCAGGGCTGGACCGCCCAGGGCGATGGCGTGGATGCGGCGATGTCGCTGGCGCTGAACCACTATGTGCAGACTGCGCAGGTGCTGCCGCCCTGGGCCGACGCACGCAAGATCGAGCGCGCCGAGAAGCTGTTCATGGAGCACGGAGCGCTGTCGTGCATCCTGCTGTTTTGCGCCAGCCTGCCCGAGTGCTATGTGATTCCCGACCTCTCCAGCGTGCTGCACACATCCGGACAGCTCGAGCAGAACGCCGAGTACCGCATCCGGTCCACCGCGGCCATGATCTTTCCGGTGATGATGCACGGTGGCCTGGGCCAGCGCGGCGCGGGCGTGGCGCAGGTGCTCAAGGTCCGGCTGATCCACGCGACCATCCGCAACCTGATCCTGCGCGGAAGCCCGCAAAGCGCGCTGGCCCAAATGCTTGCGGGGGGCGACGGGACCATCGCGCCACAGGCACTACCGCGCCAACAGGGCCGCCAGGCGCTGTTTCAGACGCTGTACGCCCGGGGCTGGAACCTGCAGGCCAACGGCCTGCCCTGCAATCAGGAAGAGCTGGCCTACACCTTGCTCACCTTCGGGTATGTTTTCCTGCGCAGCCTGCGCCGCCTGGGCATCGGCTTGCCCCAGGCCGATGAAGAGGCCTATCTGCACGCCTGGAACGTGGTGGGGCATATCCTGGGTATCGAACGCGCGCTGATGGTCGAGACCATGGGCCAGGGCCAGGCCCTGATGGCACAGATGCAGGCCAGGGGCCGGGCCGCGCCCGTGGCGCCCGACCCGCGCCCTGCGCTGGGCCAGGCCCTGATGCACACCATGGAAAACTCCCTGCCCTGGCGGATCGTGAAGCCCTTCCCGCAACTCATGACGCGCTACCTGTGCGGTCGCGCCACAGCCAGCGACCTGGGGCTCACGCAGCCGGTGCCCTGGCGGTCCGCCGTGCTCTTCTGGGGCGTCTTGCTGGTGGCGCGCATCATCGACACCGTTGTGCGCTGGGTCAGGCCGCGTTTTTCGATCGTGCGGGCGCTCACGCGGGTGCTCGGCTATCACTTCATGAGCCGTGTGCTGATGAGCCAGACGCGCCCGCTGCAGCTTCCCACGGAGCTGCTCAACCAGGTGGACGATGTGGTGCACAGCTGGAGCGATGACCGCCATGCGCCAGGCTGGCTGAACAGGCTGGAAGACCGCCTGACCACCCGCGGCAGCTGGGGCATGGGCCTGGCAGGCAAGGCGCAGGTGACAAGCCCGGCACCAGCCCGCCCTTCCCCCTGA
- a CDS encoding diguanylate cyclase, with the protein MPMYALLCTLLMSARLRWGKRCGVATALLCLVLPTALPLNAHAGKPLVLPQDRPHVNAWDVITLKADASYKLSVQDMLERLDEFEAPTAPDGSLGVRKAAMWLHIPLIAPEPLRMPWMVDVGYSSLQAEIYLVSGGQVVQQVSTSRPDESPLSSRTPAMAFELQPGQPYDLLIRVQATGPLILPITLGEMPYQLNQALREQMLQGVLNGVALCLLVYSLFQWATQRDRMFGFYALVVVGSAGFSLQVFGTGEQFLWTGNLWLHRYAGPLAGLVALAGSFLFLGHILAGNAPRSLYARAMRAGAAVTTLVCVALAVGVLSVPAAIAFMSLAGPLPSLISLPPAIRRVRQNDPIGATLLVAWIVYGIAAGVFVFLVAGWLPANFWTLHAFQFGATVDMLLFLRVLALRAQAVRIEAQEAIRERDIMHSLAHSDPLTGLYNRRGLQHALQIALTTASPRSLVAVYLMDLDGFKPVNDSYGHDVGDDLLVAVGHRLQANVRHDTDVVARLGGDEFIIMARNLETPEAAQELGRSLLRAFDTPFALSHLRLKVGLTIGYALAPLDTDDAQALIRLADAAMYAGKQSGKHSVRRNSGELALSS; encoded by the coding sequence ATGCCGATGTACGCACTGCTCTGCACTCTTCTGATGTCGGCCCGGCTTCGCTGGGGCAAGCGCTGCGGCGTGGCGACTGCACTGCTCTGCCTGGTACTGCCAACGGCACTGCCCTTGAATGCACACGCAGGCAAGCCCCTGGTGTTGCCACAGGACAGGCCGCATGTGAACGCCTGGGATGTCATCACGCTCAAGGCGGATGCCAGCTACAAGCTGTCGGTACAGGACATGCTGGAGCGCCTGGACGAGTTCGAGGCCCCCACTGCGCCCGACGGCTCGCTGGGCGTGCGCAAGGCCGCCATGTGGCTGCACATACCTCTCATCGCTCCCGAGCCACTGCGCATGCCGTGGATGGTGGACGTCGGCTACAGCTCGCTGCAGGCAGAGATTTATCTGGTCTCCGGCGGCCAGGTGGTGCAGCAGGTGAGCACCAGCCGGCCGGATGAATCGCCGCTGTCCAGCCGGACGCCCGCGATGGCGTTTGAGCTGCAGCCCGGCCAGCCCTACGACCTCCTGATTCGGGTGCAGGCCACGGGGCCGCTCATCCTGCCCATCACCCTCGGCGAGATGCCCTACCAGTTGAACCAGGCCCTGCGCGAGCAGATGCTGCAGGGCGTGCTCAACGGGGTGGCGCTCTGCCTTCTGGTGTACAGCCTCTTTCAGTGGGCCACGCAGCGGGACCGCATGTTCGGCTTCTATGCACTGGTCGTGGTGGGCAGTGCGGGGTTTTCGCTGCAGGTCTTCGGCACGGGGGAACAGTTTCTGTGGACCGGCAACCTGTGGCTGCACCGCTACGCCGGCCCGTTGGCGGGGCTGGTGGCACTCGCGGGCTCCTTCCTCTTCCTGGGCCACATCCTGGCAGGCAACGCGCCGCGCAGCCTCTATGCACGGGCCATGCGCGCGGGTGCGGCAGTCACCACGCTGGTCTGCGTGGCGCTGGCGGTGGGCGTGTTGAGCGTGCCCGCGGCCATTGCCTTCATGAGCCTGGCAGGGCCGCTGCCGTCGCTGATCAGCCTGCCCCCGGCCATCCGGCGGGTGCGCCAGAACGACCCGATTGGCGCCACCTTGCTGGTGGCCTGGATCGTGTATGGCATCGCCGCGGGGGTCTTCGTATTCCTTGTCGCGGGCTGGTTGCCGGCGAACTTCTGGACGCTGCACGCGTTCCAGTTTGGCGCCACGGTGGACATGCTGCTGTTTCTGCGGGTACTGGCCCTGCGCGCGCAGGCCGTGCGGATCGAGGCACAGGAGGCCATCCGCGAGCGGGACATCATGCATTCGCTGGCCCACAGCGATCCGCTCACCGGCCTGTATAACCGCCGCGGCCTGCAGCATGCCTTGCAGATCGCTTTGACGACCGCATCCCCCCGCAGCCTGGTGGCGGTGTACCTGATGGATCTGGACGGCTTCAAGCCGGTCAATGACTCGTATGGCCACGATGTGGGAGACGATCTGCTGGTGGCCGTGGGCCACAGGCTGCAAGCCAATGTGCGCCACGACACCGACGTGGTCGCCCGACTGGGCGGGGATGAGTTCATCATCATGGCCCGCAACCTGGAGACGCCCGAGGCGGCGCAGGAGCTCGGCCGTTCTTTGCTGCGTGCCTTCGATACGCCGTTTGCGCTCAGCCATCTGCGCCTGAAGGTGGGGCTGACCATCGGCTACGCGCTGGCACCGCTCGACACGGACGACGCCCAGGCACTGATCCGGTTGGCCGATGCCGCCATGTACGCCGGCAAGCAAAGCGGCAAACACTCCGTGCGGCGCAACAGTGGTGAGCTCGCGCTTTCGTCCTGA